One Clavibacter zhangzhiyongii genomic region harbors:
- the gyrB gene encoding DNA topoisomerase (ATP-hydrolyzing) subunit B — protein sequence MTSDASQDLPDDSTPDEVEVEETHNDSDHITRQQVSNDYGANEIQVLEGLEAVRKRPGMYIGSTGPRGLHHLVSEIVDNSVDEALAGYASDIQVTMRRDGGIRVVDDGRGIPVDIHPVEGISTVELVLTKLHAGGKFGGGGYAVSGGLHGVGSSVVNALSERLDVEVRRQGAVWRQSFTIGVPDAPLEKGEGSTETGTTITFWPSREIFETVEFDYDTLRARFQQMAFLNKGLALTLHDERSGDPAEHRTEKFLYERGLVDYVEHLVKAKKTEVVNADVIAFESEDTVKKISLEVAMQWTTSYTESVHTYANTINTHEGGTHEEGFRAALTTLVNRYARENKLLREKDENLTGDDVREGLTAVISVKLGEPQFEGQTKTKLGNTEAKAYVQRIVGQQLGDWLEKNPSQAKDIIRKGMQASQARLAARKAREQTRRKGLLESGGMPGKLKDCQSKDPALSEVFLVEGDSAGGSAVQGRNPTTQAILPLRGKILNVEKARLDRALQNNEVQSMITAFGAGIGEDFNAEKVRYHKIVLMADADVDGQHITTLLLTLLFRYMRPLIELGYVYLAQPPLYRLKWSNADHQYVYTDAERDALLAHGQANGKRIPKDNGIQRYKGLGEMDYKELWETTMDPATRTLMQVTLDDAAGADEVFSTLMGEDVESRRSFIQRNAKDVRFLDI from the coding sequence ATGACATCGGATGCCTCTCAGGACCTCCCCGACGACTCCACCCCTGACGAGGTGGAGGTCGAGGAGACGCACAACGACTCCGACCACATCACGCGCCAGCAGGTGAGCAACGACTACGGCGCCAACGAGATCCAGGTGCTCGAGGGCCTGGAGGCCGTGCGCAAGCGGCCCGGCATGTACATCGGGTCCACCGGACCCCGCGGCCTGCACCACCTGGTGAGCGAGATCGTCGACAACTCGGTCGACGAGGCCCTCGCCGGCTACGCCAGCGACATCCAGGTCACCATGCGCCGTGACGGCGGCATCCGCGTCGTCGACGACGGCCGCGGGATCCCGGTCGACATCCACCCCGTCGAGGGCATCTCCACCGTCGAGCTCGTGCTCACGAAGCTGCACGCCGGCGGCAAGTTCGGCGGCGGCGGGTACGCGGTGTCGGGCGGACTGCACGGCGTCGGCAGCTCCGTGGTCAACGCGCTGTCGGAGCGCCTCGACGTCGAGGTGCGTCGCCAGGGCGCCGTCTGGCGCCAGAGCTTCACCATCGGCGTGCCGGACGCGCCGCTGGAGAAGGGCGAGGGATCCACCGAGACCGGCACCACCATCACCTTCTGGCCGAGCCGCGAGATCTTCGAGACCGTCGAGTTCGACTACGACACGCTCCGCGCGCGCTTCCAGCAGATGGCGTTCCTCAACAAGGGCCTCGCGCTCACGCTCCACGACGAGCGCTCGGGCGACCCCGCGGAGCACCGCACCGAGAAGTTCCTCTACGAGCGGGGCCTCGTCGACTACGTCGAGCACCTCGTGAAGGCGAAGAAGACCGAGGTCGTCAACGCCGACGTCATCGCCTTCGAGTCCGAGGACACGGTCAAGAAGATCAGCCTCGAGGTCGCGATGCAGTGGACCACCTCCTACACGGAGAGCGTCCACACCTACGCGAACACCATCAACACGCACGAGGGCGGCACGCACGAGGAGGGGTTCCGCGCGGCGCTCACCACGCTGGTGAACCGCTACGCGCGGGAGAACAAGCTGCTCCGCGAGAAGGACGAGAACCTCACGGGCGACGACGTCCGCGAGGGCCTCACCGCCGTCATCTCCGTGAAGCTCGGCGAGCCGCAGTTCGAGGGCCAGACGAAGACGAAGCTCGGCAACACGGAGGCGAAGGCCTACGTCCAGCGCATCGTCGGCCAGCAGCTCGGCGACTGGCTCGAGAAGAACCCGTCGCAGGCGAAGGACATCATCCGCAAGGGCATGCAGGCGTCCCAGGCGCGGCTCGCCGCGCGCAAGGCGCGCGAGCAGACCCGACGCAAGGGCCTGCTCGAGTCGGGCGGCATGCCCGGCAAGCTCAAGGACTGCCAGAGCAAGGACCCGGCGCTCTCCGAGGTCTTCCTGGTCGAGGGCGACTCGGCCGGCGGATCCGCGGTGCAGGGCCGGAACCCCACGACGCAGGCGATCCTGCCGCTGCGGGGCAAGATCCTCAACGTGGAGAAGGCCCGCCTCGACCGCGCGCTGCAGAACAACGAGGTGCAGTCCATGATCACCGCGTTCGGCGCGGGCATCGGCGAGGACTTCAACGCCGAGAAGGTCAGGTACCACAAGATCGTGCTGATGGCCGACGCGGACGTCGACGGCCAGCACATCACGACCCTGCTGCTCACCCTGCTGTTCCGCTACATGCGGCCGCTCATCGAGCTCGGCTACGTGTACCTCGCGCAGCCGCCGCTGTACCGGCTCAAGTGGTCGAACGCCGACCACCAGTACGTCTACACGGACGCCGAGCGCGACGCGCTGCTGGCGCACGGGCAGGCGAACGGCAAGCGGATCCCGAAGGACAACGGCATCCAGCGCTACAAGGGCCTCGGCGAGATGGACTACAAGGAGCTGTGGGAGACCACCATGGATCCCGCCACGCGCACGCTCATGCAGGTCACCCTCGACGACGCGGCCGGGGCGGACGAGGTCTTCTCGACGCTGATGGGCGAGGACGTCGAGTCGCGACGCAGCTTCATCCAGCGCAACGCCAAGGACGTCCGGTTCCTCGACATCTGA
- the gyrA gene encoding DNA gyrase subunit A, whose amino-acid sequence MADDNTPDDEQGTGATPDDEQASSTDDALPQEGVTPASSAAAASDSLPGAIIDPDATVVVTHDRIEQVDLQLEMQRSFLDYAMSVIVQRALPEVRDGLKPVHRRVIYAMYDGGYRPDRSFFKSARVVGEVMGQFHPHGDSSIYDALVRLVQPWSLRYPLALGQGNFGSAGNDGAAAPRYTETKMAPLAMEMVRDITEDTVDFQDNYDGRTLEPKILPSRFPNLLVNGSVGIAVGMATNIPPHNLREVAAGAQWLLAHPDANREELLEALLERIKGPDFPTGAQVLGTKGIIDAYRTGRGSITMRAVVAVEEIQGRVCLVVTELPYQVNPDNLAIKIAELVKDGKLGGVADIRDETSGRTGQRLVIVLKRDAVAKVVLNNLYKHTQLQENFGANMLAIVDGIPRTLALDGFISAWVDHQIDVIVRRTQYRLNEAEARAHILRGYLKALDALDEVIALIRRSETVEVARSGLMKLLDIDELQANAILEMQLRRLAALERQKIQDQAAELEERIAEYKHILATPSVQREIISTELQEITDKYGDDRRTEIMLGFDGDMSMEDLIPEEEMVVTVTRGGYIKRTRIDNYRSQHRGGKGVRGAQLRADDVVEHFFVTTTHHWLLFLTDKGRVYRAKAYELQEAGRDAKGQHVANLLAMQPDEEIQQVLDIRDYQVAQYLVLATRDGLMKKTALTEYDTNRTGGIIAINLRDGDALVSALLVDEDDDLLLVSRKGMSLRFSADNSALRPMGRSTSGVKGMTFRGDDTLLSASVVGEQGFVFVVTEGGFAKRTAADQYRVQNRGGMGIKVAKLQDARGDLAGALIVGEDDEILVVLASGKVVRSAVAEVPAKGRDTMGVVFARFADDDRIISLAKNSERNLVVPEAAPDASDGTAAGKGTPDE is encoded by the coding sequence ATGGCCGACGACAACACTCCGGACGACGAGCAGGGCACGGGGGCGACCCCGGACGACGAGCAGGCATCGTCCACCGACGACGCGCTCCCCCAGGAGGGCGTGACGCCGGCGTCCTCCGCCGCCGCGGCTTCCGACTCCCTGCCGGGCGCCATCATCGACCCCGACGCCACGGTCGTGGTCACGCACGACCGCATCGAGCAGGTCGACCTCCAGCTCGAGATGCAGCGCTCGTTCCTCGACTACGCCATGAGCGTCATCGTGCAGCGCGCACTCCCCGAGGTGCGGGACGGCTTGAAGCCCGTCCACCGCCGCGTGATCTACGCCATGTACGACGGCGGGTACCGCCCCGACCGCTCGTTCTTCAAGTCGGCCCGCGTGGTCGGCGAGGTCATGGGCCAGTTCCACCCGCACGGCGACTCCTCCATCTACGACGCGCTGGTGCGCCTCGTGCAGCCGTGGAGCCTGCGCTACCCGCTCGCGCTCGGCCAGGGCAACTTCGGCTCCGCCGGCAACGACGGCGCGGCCGCCCCCCGGTACACCGAGACCAAGATGGCCCCGCTCGCCATGGAGATGGTCCGGGACATCACCGAGGACACCGTCGACTTCCAGGACAACTACGACGGTCGCACGCTCGAGCCGAAGATCCTGCCGTCGCGCTTCCCGAACCTGCTGGTCAACGGATCCGTCGGCATCGCGGTCGGCATGGCCACCAACATCCCGCCGCACAACCTCCGCGAGGTCGCCGCCGGCGCCCAGTGGCTGCTCGCGCACCCGGACGCGAACCGGGAGGAGCTGCTCGAGGCGCTCCTCGAGCGGATCAAGGGCCCCGACTTCCCCACGGGCGCGCAGGTGCTCGGCACCAAGGGCATCATCGACGCGTACCGGACGGGCCGCGGGTCCATCACGATGCGCGCCGTGGTCGCGGTCGAGGAGATCCAGGGGCGCGTGTGCCTCGTGGTCACCGAGCTGCCGTACCAGGTCAACCCCGACAACCTGGCCATCAAGATCGCCGAGCTCGTGAAGGACGGCAAGCTCGGCGGCGTCGCCGACATCCGCGACGAGACCTCGGGCCGCACCGGCCAGCGCCTCGTCATCGTGCTGAAGCGCGACGCGGTCGCGAAGGTCGTGCTGAACAACCTCTACAAGCACACGCAGCTGCAGGAGAACTTCGGCGCGAACATGCTCGCGATCGTCGACGGGATCCCGCGCACGCTCGCGCTCGACGGCTTCATCTCCGCGTGGGTCGACCACCAGATCGACGTCATCGTGCGCCGCACGCAGTACCGGCTCAACGAGGCCGAGGCGCGCGCCCACATCCTGCGCGGCTACCTCAAGGCGCTCGACGCCCTCGACGAGGTCATCGCCCTCATCCGCCGGTCTGAGACGGTCGAGGTCGCGCGCAGCGGGCTGATGAAGCTGCTCGACATCGACGAGCTCCAGGCCAACGCCATCCTCGAGATGCAGCTGCGCCGCCTCGCGGCGCTCGAGCGCCAGAAGATCCAGGACCAGGCGGCCGAGCTCGAGGAGCGCATCGCCGAGTACAAGCACATCCTGGCGACGCCGTCCGTGCAGCGCGAGATCATCAGCACCGAGCTGCAGGAGATCACCGACAAGTACGGCGACGACCGGCGCACGGAGATCATGCTCGGCTTCGACGGCGACATGAGCATGGAGGACCTCATCCCCGAGGAGGAGATGGTGGTCACGGTCACGCGCGGCGGGTACATCAAGCGCACGCGCATCGACAACTACCGCAGCCAGCACCGCGGCGGCAAGGGCGTCCGCGGCGCGCAGCTCCGGGCCGACGACGTGGTCGAGCACTTCTTCGTCACCACGACGCACCACTGGCTCCTCTTCCTCACGGACAAGGGCCGCGTCTACCGCGCCAAGGCGTACGAGCTGCAGGAGGCCGGCCGCGACGCCAAGGGCCAGCACGTCGCCAACCTGCTCGCCATGCAGCCCGACGAGGAGATCCAGCAGGTCCTCGACATCCGCGACTACCAGGTGGCGCAGTACCTCGTGCTCGCGACCCGCGACGGTCTGATGAAGAAGACGGCCCTCACGGAGTACGACACGAACCGCACGGGCGGCATCATCGCGATCAACCTCCGCGACGGCGATGCGCTCGTGTCGGCGCTGCTCGTGGACGAGGACGACGACCTGCTGCTCGTGTCGCGCAAGGGCATGTCGCTGCGGTTCTCCGCCGACAACTCCGCCCTCCGGCCCATGGGTCGCTCGACCTCGGGCGTGAAGGGCATGACGTTCCGCGGGGACGACACGCTGCTCAGCGCCTCCGTCGTCGGCGAGCAGGGCTTCGTCTTCGTGGTCACCGAGGGCGGCTTCGCCAAGCGCACCGCGGCGGACCAGTACCGCGTGCAGAACCGCGGCGGCATGGGCATCAAGGTGGCCAAGCTGCAGGATGCCCGCGGCGACCTCGCCGGCGCGCTGATCGTGGGCGAGGACGACGAGATCCTCGTCGTGCTCGCCAGCGGCAAGGTGGTACGCTCTGCGGTGGCCGAGGTCCCGGCGAAGGGCAGAGACACCATGGGTGTCGTGTTCGCCCGTTTCGCGGACGACGACAGGATCATCTCACTGGCCAAGAACTCCGAACGCAACCTGGTGGTCCCCGAAGCTGCGCCCGACGCGTCCGACGGTACCGCTGCTGGGAAGGGAACACCCGATGAGTAG
- a CDS encoding cell division protein CrgA, translating to MARDKTTRPSRQERVRDEDAPNPVWFKPIMFGFMLVGLAWLIVYYVSLNAFPIPDLGVGNILIGFGLILVGFLMTTRWR from the coding sequence ATGGCCCGCGACAAGACGACGAGACCCTCCCGCCAGGAACGCGTGCGCGACGAGGACGCCCCGAACCCCGTGTGGTTCAAGCCCATCATGTTCGGCTTCATGCTCGTGGGCCTCGCCTGGCTCATCGTGTACTACGTCAGCCTCAACGCGTTCCCCATCCCCGACCTCGGCGTCGGCAACATCCTCATCGGCTTCGGCCTCATCCTGGTCGGCTTCCTCATGACCACCAGGTGGCGCTGA
- a CDS encoding peptidylprolyl isomerase: MSAHTHVATMTTNHGTIVLNLFGSHAPQTVENFVGLATGEKEWTHPQTGKKSNDPLYDGVVFHRIIKDFMLQGGDPLGQGTGGPGFQFDDEISRDLDFSKPYILAMANAGTQGGRGTNGSQFFITTAPTTWLQGKHTIFGEVADDASKKVVDALNAVPTDGRDRPREDVVIESVTVEKV; this comes from the coding sequence ATGTCTGCGCACACTCACGTCGCCACCATGACGACCAACCACGGCACCATCGTCCTCAACCTCTTCGGGTCGCACGCGCCCCAGACCGTCGAGAACTTCGTCGGCCTCGCCACCGGCGAGAAGGAGTGGACCCACCCCCAGACCGGCAAGAAGTCGAACGACCCGCTGTACGACGGCGTCGTCTTCCACCGCATCATCAAGGACTTCATGCTCCAGGGCGGCGACCCGCTCGGCCAGGGCACCGGCGGCCCCGGCTTCCAGTTCGACGACGAGATCAGCCGCGACCTCGACTTCTCGAAGCCCTACATCCTGGCCATGGCGAACGCCGGCACCCAGGGCGGCCGCGGCACGAACGGCTCGCAGTTCTTCATCACCACGGCGCCCACCACCTGGCTCCAGGGCAAGCACACGATCTTCGGCGAGGTGGCCGACGACGCGTCCAAGAAGGTCGTCGACGCGCTCAACGCCGTCCCGACCGACGGCCGCGACCGTCCCCGCGAGGACGTCGTGATCGAGAGCGTCACCGTCGAGAAGGTCTGA
- the gnd gene encoding phosphogluconate dehydrogenase (NAD(+)-dependent, decarboxylating): MHIGLVGLGKMGARMRARLEKNGIEVTGYDTNPDVSDVATLEDLAAALPTPRLVWVMVPAGKVTQNVVGDLARILEPGDLVIDGGNSKFTDDFAHAGLLKDKGIDFVDAGVSGGVWGLENGYGLMVGGPAEQVQRAMPVFDALRPEGPREEGFVHVGDSGAGHYAKMVHNGIEYAMMQSFAEGYELLAARTDIIKDVTGTFEAWQRGTVVRSWLLELLVKALKEDPGFADIEGFVQDSGEGRWTIEEALDNAVPMPAISASIFARFSSRQEDSPAMKAVAALRNQFGGHSVQKKS; encoded by the coding sequence ATGCACATCGGACTCGTCGGACTCGGCAAGATGGGCGCTCGCATGCGCGCGCGCCTCGAGAAGAACGGCATCGAGGTGACCGGCTACGACACCAACCCGGATGTCTCCGACGTGGCCACGCTCGAGGACCTGGCGGCGGCGCTGCCCACCCCGCGCCTGGTCTGGGTCATGGTGCCCGCGGGCAAGGTGACGCAGAACGTCGTGGGCGACCTCGCTCGCATCCTCGAGCCGGGCGACCTCGTCATCGACGGCGGCAACTCCAAGTTCACCGACGACTTCGCCCACGCGGGCCTGCTCAAGGACAAGGGCATCGATTTCGTCGACGCCGGCGTCTCGGGCGGCGTCTGGGGCCTCGAGAACGGCTACGGCCTCATGGTCGGCGGCCCCGCCGAGCAGGTCCAGCGCGCGATGCCCGTCTTCGACGCGCTGCGTCCCGAGGGTCCTCGCGAGGAGGGCTTCGTCCACGTCGGCGACTCCGGCGCCGGGCACTACGCGAAGATGGTCCACAACGGCATCGAGTACGCGATGATGCAGTCGTTCGCGGAGGGCTACGAGCTCCTCGCTGCTCGCACGGACATCATCAAGGACGTCACCGGCACGTTCGAGGCGTGGCAGCGCGGCACGGTCGTGCGCTCCTGGCTGCTCGAGCTGCTGGTCAAGGCGCTCAAGGAGGACCCGGGCTTCGCCGACATCGAGGGCTTCGTGCAGGACTCGGGCGAGGGCCGCTGGACGATCGAGGAGGCGCTCGACAACGCCGTCCCGATGCCCGCCATCAGCGCGTCGATCTTCGCGCGCTTCTCCTCCCGCCAGGAGGACTCGCCGGCCATGAAGGCCGTCGCGGCGCTGCGCAACCAGTTCGGCGGCCACTCGGTGCAGAAGAAGTCCTGA
- the dnaN gene encoding DNA polymerase III subunit beta, producing MKFQVNRDVFSEAVSFAVKLLPQRTTLPILSGVLIEATEDGLMLSSFDYEVSARTQIQADIEEAGRVLVSGRLLADIANRLPNAPVRFTTEDSKISVSCGSAHFTLLSMPVEEYPTLPQISEQSGLLPAEHFAAAVSQVAVAASRDDVTPVITGVQLEVGETSLGLIATDRYRVAVREIDWDGGDSTTDGASRTALVPARTLQEIGKTFGHSGTISVAITDTDDRQLIAFSADRKTVTSLLIRGNFPPVKRLFPETVDNYAVINTADLIEATRRVQLVLEREAALRFTFTIDGLTLEAIGSEHAQASESIDALLTGVDTVVSLKPQFLLDGLGAVHSEFVRLSFTKTDNPNKPGPVLITSQSSKDQAGADNYRYLLQPNLLLR from the coding sequence GTGAAGTTCCAAGTCAACAGGGACGTCTTCAGCGAGGCGGTGTCCTTCGCCGTCAAGCTGCTGCCCCAGCGCACGACCCTCCCGATCCTCAGCGGTGTGCTCATCGAGGCGACCGAGGACGGGCTGATGCTGTCGTCGTTCGACTACGAGGTCTCGGCGCGCACGCAGATCCAGGCGGACATCGAGGAGGCCGGTCGCGTGCTCGTCTCCGGTCGCCTGCTGGCCGACATCGCCAACCGGCTGCCGAACGCGCCGGTGCGCTTCACGACCGAGGACTCGAAGATCTCCGTCTCGTGCGGATCCGCCCACTTCACGCTGCTGAGCATGCCCGTCGAGGAGTACCCGACCCTGCCGCAGATCTCCGAGCAGTCCGGCCTCCTGCCGGCCGAGCATTTCGCGGCGGCCGTGTCGCAGGTCGCCGTCGCCGCCTCGCGCGACGACGTGACCCCCGTCATCACCGGCGTGCAGCTCGAGGTGGGGGAGACCAGCCTCGGCCTCATCGCGACCGACCGCTACCGCGTCGCGGTGCGGGAGATCGACTGGGACGGCGGCGACTCCACGACGGACGGCGCCAGCCGGACCGCCCTCGTGCCCGCGCGCACGCTGCAGGAGATCGGCAAGACGTTCGGCCACAGCGGCACGATCTCGGTGGCCATCACCGATACCGACGACCGCCAGCTCATCGCCTTCAGCGCCGACCGGAAGACGGTCACGTCGCTGCTCATCCGCGGCAACTTCCCGCCCGTCAAGCGCCTCTTCCCCGAGACGGTCGACAACTACGCGGTCATCAACACCGCCGACCTCATCGAGGCCACGCGGCGCGTGCAGCTCGTCCTCGAGCGCGAGGCGGCCCTGCGCTTCACCTTCACCATCGACGGCCTCACCCTGGAGGCCATCGGCTCCGAGCACGCGCAGGCATCGGAGAGCATCGACGCCCTCCTCACCGGCGTGGACACCGTGGTCTCGCTCAAGCCGCAGTTCCTGCTGGACGGCCTCGGCGCCGTCCACTCCGAGTTCGTCCGCCTGTCGTTCACGAAGACGGACAACCCCAACAAGCCCGGTCCCGTGCTGATCACCAGTCAGTCGTCGAAGGACCAGGCTGGAGCAGACAACTACCGGTACCTGCTGCAGCCGAACCTGCTGCTGCGCTAG
- a CDS encoding DUF3566 domain-containing protein has protein sequence MSSVAEKLAKKSSRATTTKQVRLKLVYVDFWSALKLAFLFSVVLGVITVVATFLIYVVLQTTNVFGTVDQLFQEVSGSADFSLQDVFGLGQVLGFAIVVAVLNIVVGTVLGAVAALLYNLSVRITGGVLVGFTNA, from the coding sequence ATGAGTAGTGTCGCCGAGAAGCTCGCGAAGAAGTCGTCGCGAGCGACAACCACCAAGCAGGTGCGTCTCAAGCTCGTGTACGTCGACTTCTGGTCGGCGCTCAAGCTCGCCTTCCTCTTCTCCGTCGTGCTCGGCGTCATCACGGTCGTGGCCACGTTCCTCATCTACGTCGTGCTGCAGACCACGAACGTGTTCGGCACGGTGGACCAGCTGTTCCAGGAGGTCTCCGGATCCGCGGACTTCTCCCTGCAGGACGTGTTCGGTCTCGGCCAGGTGCTCGGCTTCGCCATCGTGGTGGCCGTGCTCAACATCGTCGTCGGCACCGTCCTCGGTGCCGTCGCCGCGCTGCTGTACAACCTCAGCGTGCGCATCACGGGCGGTGTCCTCGTCGGCTTCACCAACGCGTAG
- a CDS encoding DUF721 domain-containing protein, with protein sequence MIPRAPDGGPMPESEAVAVYRRFRRVFGDASVRSPSARKRREQKAGSSPFQPGRDPDSLGNVMDSLTSRMGWTSSLSQAELMAAWTTIAGEETAVHSSPVGIEDGLLTVECESTAWATQLRLMRVEITTRIAERFPDAGIRSIRFQGPNAPSWKKGPRSIPGRGPRDTYG encoded by the coding sequence GTGATCCCCCGTGCTCCCGACGGCGGCCCGATGCCGGAGTCCGAGGCGGTCGCCGTCTACCGACGATTCCGCCGGGTGTTCGGCGACGCGTCGGTGCGCTCGCCCTCCGCACGGAAGCGCCGCGAGCAGAAGGCCGGCAGCTCGCCCTTCCAGCCCGGGCGGGATCCGGACTCCCTCGGGAACGTCATGGATTCGCTCACATCGCGGATGGGGTGGACCTCGTCCCTCTCGCAGGCCGAGCTCATGGCCGCGTGGACCACCATCGCCGGCGAGGAGACCGCCGTGCACTCCTCTCCCGTCGGCATCGAGGACGGCCTGCTCACCGTCGAGTGCGAGTCCACGGCGTGGGCGACGCAGCTCCGGTTGATGCGCGTGGAGATCACGACGCGCATCGCCGAGCGCTTCCCCGACGCGGGCATCCGGTCGATCCGCTTCCAGGGGCCCAACGCCCCGTCCTGGAAAAAGGGTCCCAGGTCGATCCCAGGGCGGGGTCCGCGCGATACCTACGGCTAG
- a CDS encoding rhomboid family intramembrane serine protease has translation MTDSPRTAADRCYRHPDRQSFVLCQRCGRTICPECQTPAAVGVICPEDMKEQRRTAPRTRAPFVTRMTRSSAPVVTYAIMAVCAVVWILQVLPLVGDLVTTSLWFAPVYGSLASGDYEPWRMLTSAFTHSPSSILHIVLNMLSVFVFGRVLEPMLGRARFLALFLVSALGGSLGVELIGAAMGEPLQAVVGASGAIFGLMGGYFVLARKLGGNVGPLLGVIVLNLLLGFVIQGVSWQAHVGGLVTGAVVALVLLRTRAERQRGAQIGALVGLAVGILAVAAFVPVTL, from the coding sequence ATGACCGATTCACCCCGTACGGCGGCCGACCGCTGCTACCGGCACCCCGACCGGCAGAGCTTCGTGCTGTGCCAGCGATGCGGGCGGACCATCTGCCCCGAGTGCCAGACGCCGGCCGCCGTCGGGGTGATCTGCCCGGAGGACATGAAGGAGCAGCGCCGCACCGCTCCTCGCACCCGGGCCCCGTTCGTCACGCGGATGACGCGGAGCTCCGCGCCCGTCGTGACCTACGCGATCATGGCCGTCTGCGCCGTGGTCTGGATCCTGCAGGTCTTGCCCCTTGTAGGGGACCTCGTCACCACGTCGCTGTGGTTCGCGCCGGTCTACGGCAGCCTCGCGTCGGGTGACTACGAGCCGTGGCGGATGCTCACGAGCGCCTTCACGCACTCGCCGTCGAGCATCCTCCACATCGTGCTCAACATGCTCTCCGTCTTCGTCTTCGGCCGCGTCCTCGAGCCCATGCTCGGACGCGCCCGCTTCCTCGCCCTCTTCCTGGTCTCCGCGCTCGGCGGCTCGCTCGGCGTGGAGCTCATCGGCGCCGCCATGGGCGAGCCGCTGCAGGCCGTCGTGGGCGCCTCCGGCGCGATCTTCGGGCTGATGGGCGGCTACTTCGTGCTCGCGCGGAAGCTCGGCGGGAACGTCGGACCGCTGCTCGGCGTCATCGTGCTCAACCTCCTCCTCGGCTTCGTCATCCAGGGCGTCTCCTGGCAGGCGCACGTCGGCGGTCTGGTGACGGGCGCCGTCGTCGCCCTCGTGCTCCTGCGCACGCGCGCCGAACGGCAGCGCGGCGCGCAGATCGGCGCGCTCGTCGGGCTCGCGGTCGGGATCCTCGCCGTGGCGGCGTTCGTCCCCGTCACCCTCTAG
- the recF gene encoding DNA replication/repair protein RecF (All proteins in this family for which functions are known are DNA-binding proteins that assist the filamentation of RecA onto DNA for the initiation of recombination or recombinational repair.): protein MIVRHLSLGDFRNYTRADVELLPGATLFVGSNGQGKTNLVEALGFLSTLGSHRVSTDQALIRQGAESAVIRALLQHAGRELRVEVQINRSAANRAQVNSTPTKPRELPRYFSSVLFAPEDLALVRGDPSGRRRLLDQLLVLRTPRLAGVLSDYERALKQRNTLLKSARARGMKADLLGTLDIWDERLVSIGSQIIAARGALVEALQPELARAYLAVAGSDHGPSARPELSILADDPGEDDGADESGARDGARFTRTEDVVPVFAAAIARMRPRELERGLTLVGPHRDDVLFRLNGLPAKGYASHGESWSFALAIKLASAELLRRDSQTGDPVLILDDVFAELDQARRGRLAEAVTGFEQVLITAAVFEDVPAHLAANAVHIRAGEIVEAPNPVTSADEDGGGA, encoded by the coding sequence ATGATCGTCCGTCACCTCTCCCTGGGTGACTTCCGCAACTACACCCGCGCGGACGTCGAGCTCCTGCCCGGGGCGACCCTCTTCGTGGGGAGCAACGGGCAGGGCAAGACGAACCTGGTGGAGGCGCTGGGCTTCCTGAGCACGCTCGGGTCGCACCGCGTCTCCACCGACCAGGCGCTGATCCGCCAGGGGGCGGAGTCCGCCGTGATCCGGGCGCTGCTGCAGCACGCGGGTCGCGAGCTCCGGGTCGAGGTGCAGATCAACCGCTCGGCGGCGAACCGCGCGCAGGTCAACAGCACGCCGACGAAGCCGCGCGAGCTCCCGCGGTACTTCTCGAGCGTGCTGTTCGCGCCGGAGGACCTCGCGCTCGTGCGCGGCGATCCGTCCGGTCGGCGCCGGCTGCTCGACCAGCTGCTCGTGCTCCGCACCCCGCGCCTGGCGGGCGTCCTCTCGGACTACGAGCGGGCGCTCAAACAGCGCAACACCCTGCTGAAGTCCGCTCGCGCGCGGGGGATGAAGGCCGACTTGCTCGGGACCCTCGACATCTGGGATGAGCGGCTGGTGTCCATCGGCTCGCAGATCATCGCGGCGCGCGGAGCACTCGTGGAAGCCTTGCAGCCGGAGCTGGCGCGCGCCTACCTGGCGGTGGCGGGATCCGACCACGGCCCGTCGGCGCGACCGGAGCTCAGCATCCTCGCCGACGACCCGGGGGAGGACGACGGGGCAGACGAGTCCGGCGCTCGCGACGGCGCGCGGTTCACGCGGACCGAGGACGTGGTCCCGGTGTTCGCCGCCGCCATCGCGCGGATGCGCCCCCGCGAGCTGGAGCGCGGCCTCACCCTGGTGGGCCCCCACCGCGACGACGTGCTGTTCCGCCTCAACGGGTTACCCGCGAAGGGCTACGCCAGCCACGGGGAGTCGTGGTCGTTCGCCCTCGCCATCAAGCTCGCCTCGGCGGAGCTGCTGCGACGCGACTCGCAGACGGGGGACCCGGTCCTCATCCTCGACGACGTGTTCGCCGAGCTCGACCAGGCCCGGCGCGGCCGCCTCGCGGAGGCCGTCACCGGGTTCGAGCAGGTGCTCATCACCGCCGCCGTGTTCGAGGACGTGCCCGCGCACCTGGCGGCGAACGCGGTGCACATCCGGGCAGGCGAGATCGTGGAGGCGCCGAACCCGGTGACGTCAGCCGACGAGGACGGGGGAGGGGCGTGA